A window of Pristis pectinata isolate sPriPec2 chromosome 33, sPriPec2.1.pri, whole genome shotgun sequence contains these coding sequences:
- the fuz gene encoding protein fuzzy homolog isoform X2: MAGSAQLLCLATSSGVPLYCRSKGESRQLPFSVIGSLNGVHMFGSNQDVLLTSTCTDDTRVCWRVFQDSITLIVMSSEEDASDLYLSRLLDNVFSAMVLVIGLDDLVNLKNVERLKRELRACYKLIDSLLAASDWIGDLTLCVDCVVSPDAAILQEALEVFVAAAESNFGCLMVKGKVVVATEKWWRLAAQEVVLLAWLVGSLAPNSSRDYPIYLPHGSPTLVERFWSPLLEPLKTCLRLHQCSFPACIPLHHSIIGLLLINREQNKNLFTLQPHGVENSQQQGAILPPERCRSVLRQFYTLAVSAYFPADTSEDKPALHEEFHTGFTHSPTECYIAAEDHKCYGIQTQQHQLFLTFTADTPTFALRNIATKTLNLLTKEVPF, translated from the exons ATGGCGGGTAGTGCACAGTTACTCTGCTTGGCAACCAGCAGTGGCGTGCCCCTGTACTGCAGGAGCAAGGGGGAGAGCAGGCAG CTTCCGTTCTCTGTGATTGGTTCTCTAAATGGAGTGCACATGTTTGGGAGTAACCAGGACGTTCTGCTGACTAGCACCTGCACTGACGACACCAGGGTCTGTTGGAGAGTCTTCCAGGACAG CATCACACTCATCGTCATGAGCTCTGAAGAAGATGCCAGTGACCTTTACCTCAGCCGCCTGTTAGACAACGTGTTCAGTGCCATG GTACTGGTGATTGGCTTGGATGATCTGGTGAACCTCAAGAATGTGGAGCGATTGAAGCGAGAACTCCGG GCTTGTTACAAGTTGATTGACAGTTTGCTGGCTGCATCAGATTGGATTGGAGACCTGACGCTGTGCGTGGATTGTGTAGTGTCTCCTGATGCTGCAATATTGCAG GAAGCACTGGAAGTATTTGTGGCTGCTGCGGAGAGCAACTTTGGGTGCCTCATGGTCAAGGGGAAAGTGGTAGTGGCCACGGAGAAGTGGTGGCGACTGGCTGCCCAGGAGGTGGTGCTATTGGCATGGCTGGTTGGATCACTGGCACCCAACTCATCACGGGACTACCCCATCTACTTGCCACATGGCAGCCCTACC TTAGTCGAACGGTTCTGGAGCCCATTGCTTGAACCTTTAAAAACTTGTCTTCGGCTACATCAGTGCTCTTTCCCAGCGTGCATTCCTTTACACCACAGCATAATTGG TCTTCTGCTAATAAACAGGGAACAGAACAAGAATTTATTCACCTTGCAGCCCCATGGGGTCGAGAACAGCCAGCAGCAGG GAGCAATACTCCCTCCTGAGAGATGCAGATCGGTTCTGCGGCAGTTTTACACTCTGGCTGTCTCTGCGTACTTTCCGGCAGATACAAGTGAAGACAAGCCTG CTCTCCATGAGGAATTTCACACCGGCTTCACCCACTCACCAACGGAGTGCTACATCGCCGCTGAGGACCACAAGTGTTACGGTATTCAGACTCAGCAGCACCAGCTGTTCCTGACCTTCACGGCAGATACCCCAACCTTTGCCCTGCGGAACATTGCAACCAAAACGCTCAACTTACTGACAAAAGAAGTGCCTTTCTGA
- the fuz gene encoding protein fuzzy homolog isoform X1: protein MAGSAQLLCLATSSGVPLYCRSKGESRQLPFSVIGSLNGVHMFGSNQDVLLTSTCTDDTRVCWRVFQDSITLIVMSSEEDASDLYLSRLLDNVFSAMVLVIGLDDLVNLKNVERLKRELRACYKLIDSLLAASDWIGDLTLCVDCVVSPDAAILQEALEVFVAAAESNFGCLMVKGKVVVATEKWWRLAAQEVVLLAWLVGSLAPNSSRDYPIYLPHGSPTVPHRLLTFQLVPGVDVCLLCGPTPSLQQVQAELVERFWSPLLEPLKTCLRLHQCSFPACIPLHHSIIGLLLINREQNKNLFTLQPHGVENSQQQGAILPPERCRSVLRQFYTLAVSAYFPADTSEDKPALHEEFHTGFTHSPTECYIAAEDHKCYGIQTQQHQLFLTFTADTPTFALRNIATKTLNLLTKEVPF, encoded by the exons ATGGCGGGTAGTGCACAGTTACTCTGCTTGGCAACCAGCAGTGGCGTGCCCCTGTACTGCAGGAGCAAGGGGGAGAGCAGGCAG CTTCCGTTCTCTGTGATTGGTTCTCTAAATGGAGTGCACATGTTTGGGAGTAACCAGGACGTTCTGCTGACTAGCACCTGCACTGACGACACCAGGGTCTGTTGGAGAGTCTTCCAGGACAG CATCACACTCATCGTCATGAGCTCTGAAGAAGATGCCAGTGACCTTTACCTCAGCCGCCTGTTAGACAACGTGTTCAGTGCCATG GTACTGGTGATTGGCTTGGATGATCTGGTGAACCTCAAGAATGTGGAGCGATTGAAGCGAGAACTCCGG GCTTGTTACAAGTTGATTGACAGTTTGCTGGCTGCATCAGATTGGATTGGAGACCTGACGCTGTGCGTGGATTGTGTAGTGTCTCCTGATGCTGCAATATTGCAG GAAGCACTGGAAGTATTTGTGGCTGCTGCGGAGAGCAACTTTGGGTGCCTCATGGTCAAGGGGAAAGTGGTAGTGGCCACGGAGAAGTGGTGGCGACTGGCTGCCCAGGAGGTGGTGCTATTGGCATGGCTGGTTGGATCACTGGCACCCAACTCATCACGGGACTACCCCATCTACTTGCCACATGGCAGCCCTACC GTACCACACAGGCTGCTGACCTTTCAGCTGGTCCCTGGTGTGGATGTGTGCTTGCTGTGTGGACCAACTCCATCTTTACAGCAAGTTCAGGCAGAG TTAGTCGAACGGTTCTGGAGCCCATTGCTTGAACCTTTAAAAACTTGTCTTCGGCTACATCAGTGCTCTTTCCCAGCGTGCATTCCTTTACACCACAGCATAATTGG TCTTCTGCTAATAAACAGGGAACAGAACAAGAATTTATTCACCTTGCAGCCCCATGGGGTCGAGAACAGCCAGCAGCAGG GAGCAATACTCCCTCCTGAGAGATGCAGATCGGTTCTGCGGCAGTTTTACACTCTGGCTGTCTCTGCGTACTTTCCGGCAGATACAAGTGAAGACAAGCCTG CTCTCCATGAGGAATTTCACACCGGCTTCACCCACTCACCAACGGAGTGCTACATCGCCGCTGAGGACCACAAGTGTTACGGTATTCAGACTCAGCAGCACCAGCTGTTCCTGACCTTCACGGCAGATACCCCAACCTTTGCCCTGCGGAACATTGCAACCAAAACGCTCAACTTACTGACAAAAGAAGTGCCTTTCTGA